One genomic segment of Actinoplanes ianthinogenes includes these proteins:
- a CDS encoding ferredoxin reductase family protein, with protein sequence MTQPRVLAFRRSNRVARVAIVAFIVLNLAAVQVMFAAAGPAHNLLGTIGRLLGLYLALVMAFQLLLVARLPMVDRAFGMDRLTSWHRWTGMTIFWLVLAHPTFVLLGFARLDGISFLDEVVNLAKQPPVLLGMIAAGLILVIVTLSVRVARRRLSYETWHAIHFLLYVVVLLGVLHQVYEGTAFKVNLVTQAYWWGLWTFALGSLLAGRLVVPLIRNSRHRLRVAAVVSESDDTVSVHVTGRDLDRLHARAGQFFLWRFPGYNKWWQVNPFSLSAAPNGRSLRLTAKGIGTTSAGLRDLPIGAKVYAEGPYGAFTAAHRTRGATVLIAGGIGITPIRALLEDPDLTGHVVVLYRVRSAQDAVLLGELRNLADVRQARLHLLTGRTGTDYQPFAPERLLALVPDITARDVYVCGPNPMTTSVLDSLRRLRVPSRQVHAERFRLAG encoded by the coding sequence ATGACGCAGCCTCGAGTCCTCGCCTTCCGTCGTTCGAACCGCGTCGCGCGCGTCGCGATCGTGGCCTTCATAGTCCTCAACCTCGCCGCGGTGCAGGTGATGTTCGCCGCCGCCGGCCCCGCTCACAACCTTTTGGGTACGATCGGCCGCCTGCTCGGCCTGTACCTGGCACTGGTCATGGCGTTCCAGCTTCTGCTGGTCGCCCGCCTGCCGATGGTCGACCGGGCGTTCGGGATGGACCGCCTCACCTCCTGGCACCGCTGGACCGGCATGACGATCTTCTGGCTGGTGCTGGCCCACCCGACGTTCGTGCTACTCGGCTTCGCCCGCCTGGACGGGATCTCCTTCCTGGACGAAGTCGTCAACCTGGCCAAGCAGCCGCCGGTCCTGCTCGGCATGATCGCCGCCGGGCTGATCCTGGTGATCGTGACACTGTCCGTGCGGGTCGCCCGGCGCCGGCTCTCCTACGAGACCTGGCACGCCATCCACTTCCTGCTCTACGTCGTCGTGCTGCTCGGCGTGCTGCACCAGGTGTACGAGGGCACCGCCTTCAAGGTCAACCTGGTCACCCAGGCGTACTGGTGGGGACTGTGGACGTTCGCGCTCGGCAGCCTGCTCGCCGGCCGCCTGGTGGTCCCGTTGATCCGCAACTCCCGCCACCGGCTGCGGGTGGCCGCGGTCGTCTCCGAGTCGGACGACACCGTGTCGGTGCACGTCACCGGCCGCGACCTGGACCGGCTCCACGCTCGTGCGGGGCAGTTCTTCCTCTGGCGCTTCCCCGGTTACAACAAGTGGTGGCAGGTCAACCCGTTCTCGCTGTCCGCCGCGCCGAACGGCCGTTCCCTCCGGCTCACCGCCAAGGGCATCGGCACCACCAGCGCCGGCCTGCGCGACCTGCCGATCGGCGCGAAGGTCTACGCCGAGGGCCCGTACGGGGCGTTCACGGCGGCGCACCGGACCCGCGGCGCGACGGTGCTGATCGCCGGCGGCATCGGCATCACCCCGATCCGCGCGCTGCTGGAGGACCCGGACCTGACCGGGCATGTAGTCGTGCTCTACCGGGTACGTAGTGCTCAGGACGCGGTCCTCCTCGGCGAGTTGCGCAATCTGGCCGACGTCCGCCAGGCCCGCCTGCACCTGCTGACCGGCCGCACCGGAACCGACTACCAGCCCTTCGCCCCGGAACGCCTCCTGGCCCTGGTCCCCGACATCACCGCCCGCGACGTCTACGTCTGCGGCCCCAACCCGATGACCACGTCCGTCCTGGACAGCCTCCGCCGCCTCCGGGTCCCGTCCCGCCAGGTGCACGCCGAAAGGTTCCGCCTGGCCGGCTGA
- a CDS encoding YncE family protein: protein MRTRKKLSLFTAGFLTLLTGAALAPAAAVAAVGPTVTTLPFTHPSDVVSAGSRVFVSGGPDSKQIAVTDAVGTVTGSIDGLDGPTKLQLSTDRRTLYVTLRSAGKIAAFDTGSLRRTATWNVGEGTCPSSLAYTGRYVWFGYGCEDGKGNIGRIDLLRGPTLVTKGLADTDFYYPPLLASAVRNTRVLLAGERSLSPSVAIAYAIGVDGKLTRTSETTWENSGSNGADLALDPAGATAFKASGSPYHVQSFPVENMAKTGTAYETGSYPSAVDVSRDGTRVAGGVFAWYDPDVFVFNLDGTVVTQFELGGTDHTLTPGALAWSPDGSLLYALSDGGYPYTTPAQLHVLPVPAA from the coding sequence GTGCGTACACGTAAGAAGTTATCCCTGTTCACCGCCGGGTTCCTGACCCTGCTCACCGGCGCCGCCCTCGCTCCGGCCGCGGCCGTGGCCGCGGTGGGGCCGACCGTCACCACCCTGCCGTTCACCCACCCGTCCGACGTGGTCAGCGCCGGGAGCCGGGTCTTCGTCAGCGGCGGCCCCGACTCCAAGCAGATCGCCGTGACCGACGCGGTCGGCACCGTCACCGGCAGCATCGACGGGCTGGACGGACCCACCAAGCTCCAGCTCAGCACCGATCGCCGGACCCTCTACGTGACCCTGCGATCGGCCGGGAAGATCGCCGCGTTCGACACCGGCTCGCTGCGGCGCACGGCCACCTGGAACGTCGGCGAGGGAACCTGCCCGTCGTCGCTCGCCTACACCGGCCGGTATGTCTGGTTCGGCTACGGGTGCGAGGACGGGAAGGGCAACATCGGCCGGATCGACCTCCTGCGCGGACCGACCCTGGTGACCAAGGGGCTCGCCGACACCGATTTCTACTACCCGCCGCTTCTCGCGTCGGCCGTGCGCAACACCAGGGTGCTGCTCGCGGGTGAGCGGAGCCTCAGTCCCTCGGTCGCCATCGCCTACGCCATCGGGGTTGACGGCAAACTGACCCGGACCAGCGAAACGACCTGGGAGAACTCCGGTAGCAACGGGGCAGACCTGGCGCTCGACCCGGCCGGTGCCACCGCGTTCAAGGCCAGTGGCTCGCCCTACCACGTGCAGTCGTTCCCGGTCGAGAACATGGCCAAGACCGGGACGGCGTACGAGACCGGGTCGTATCCCAGCGCCGTCGACGTCTCGCGGGACGGCACCCGGGTCGCGGGCGGCGTCTTCGCCTGGTACGACCCGGACGTCTTCGTGTTCAACCTGGACGGCACCGTGGTCACCCAGTTCGAGCTGGGCGGGACGGACCACACCCTGACGCCGGGCGCCCTGGCGTGGTCGCCGGACGGCAGTCTGCTGTACGCGCTGAGTGACGGCGGCTACCCGTACACGACGCCGGCCCAGCTGCACGTCCTGCCGGTCCCGGCAGCCTGA
- a CDS encoding SigE family RNA polymerase sigma factor, whose translation MSDRDEAFADYFAARSGSLRTTAYLLCGDWHRAEDLVQTAFTKLYLHWNRVNRDESLDPYLRRVLIHAFIDEGRWGWWRRERPHDAPIERPAAAPAPAEDRLMLLRALAVVPPRQRAVLVLRYWQDLSVEETAAALGCTAGTVKSQAARGLATLRALVGAPVTAD comes from the coding sequence ATGAGCGACCGTGACGAGGCGTTCGCGGACTACTTCGCGGCCCGGTCAGGCAGCCTGCGCACCACGGCGTACCTGCTCTGCGGTGACTGGCATCGGGCCGAGGACCTGGTCCAGACGGCGTTCACCAAGCTGTACCTGCACTGGAACCGGGTGAACCGCGACGAGTCGCTCGATCCGTACCTGCGCCGTGTGCTGATCCATGCCTTCATCGACGAGGGCCGGTGGGGCTGGTGGCGGCGGGAGCGTCCGCACGACGCGCCGATCGAGCGCCCGGCGGCCGCGCCCGCGCCCGCCGAGGACCGGCTGATGCTGCTCCGGGCGCTCGCCGTGGTCCCGCCCCGCCAGCGCGCGGTGCTGGTGCTGCGCTACTGGCAGGACCTCAGCGTCGAGGAGACCGCGGCCGCGCTCGGCTGTACCGCCGGCACCGTCAAGAGCCAGGCCGCCCGCGGGCTCGCCACGCTGCGCGCCCTGGTCGGTGCGCCCGTCACCGCCGATTGA
- a CDS encoding TetR/AcrR family transcriptional regulator: MGRNKEFDVAEALDRAMRVFWQQGYAATSMSDLVAATGVARAGLYATFGGKHELYLKALDAYATARDPGIVARLAGPGAALPAVFALIRDYAAVDEARAGCFVVNSAIERLPADTEAALTVEASWSALEAALTSAFSRARAGGELTGEADPAALARLVLVLLQGLRVVGKGRPGSGRAPDAAAQAIALISALAQP; this comes from the coding sequence GTGGGGCGGAACAAGGAGTTCGACGTCGCGGAGGCGCTCGATCGGGCGATGCGGGTGTTCTGGCAGCAGGGTTACGCGGCGACCTCGATGTCCGATCTGGTCGCGGCGACCGGGGTGGCGCGGGCCGGGCTCTATGCCACCTTCGGCGGCAAGCACGAGCTGTATCTCAAGGCGCTCGACGCCTATGCGACGGCGCGCGACCCGGGGATCGTCGCGCGGCTGGCCGGGCCCGGCGCGGCGCTGCCCGCGGTGTTTGCGCTGATCAGGGACTATGCGGCCGTGGACGAGGCGCGAGCCGGCTGCTTCGTGGTCAACTCGGCGATCGAGCGGCTGCCGGCGGACACGGAGGCGGCGCTCACCGTCGAGGCCAGTTGGTCGGCGCTGGAGGCGGCGCTGACCTCGGCGTTCAGCCGGGCACGGGCGGGCGGGGAGCTGACCGGCGAGGCTGATCCGGCGGCGCTGGCACGGCTGGTGCTGGTGCTGCTCCAGGGCCTGCGGGTGGTCGGCAAGGGGCGGCCGGGCAGCGGGCGCGCGCCGGATGCTGCGGCGCAGGCGATCGCGCTGATCAGCGCACTGGCGCAGCCCTGA